The Gemmatimonadota bacterium DNA window GATCCCGGGCCGCCGCCGAGGCCAGGGCCCGTTCTCGCTCGACCCGGGCATGCAGCTCGGCCACCGGATGGCCCGCTGCCATATGGGCCGGGGCCGCCTGGACCGCGGCCCGCACGGCCAGCAACTGGACTTCGCGGGCCGAGATGTCGGCGACGATGCCGTCGGCCTCGTTGGCGAAGATCTCCAGCAACCCCGCATCGCCCATCCTCAGCACCGCGCGCTGCGCCTGCACGACATGGCGGTAGCGCGCCAGGTCATCCAGCTGGGCCGCCAGCAACGTGGCGGCGCGTTCGCTCTCGGCGGGGGTGTTCAGCATCAGGCCGCCGCGTTTCCGCCGGCGAGTTGCGCGGCGGCTGCCTGCCAGGCACCGTGCAGTTCGGTGACGATCGCCACCACCGCGTCGAGCTGGGCCAGGTTCGGCTTGGCCTGAATCGTCGCGAACTGGCCCAGCATCCAGCCGTAGAGGGCGGCGAGGCGATCGGCGAACTCGCCGCCGGCGTCGCGATCCAGCGAGCAGAGCAGTTCGTGCACGATCTCTTCGGCCTTGATGAGCCGCTCGCCGCGCGCCTCGATCTCGCCGCGCTCGATGTGACCGCGCGCCTGCCGCAGTGCCACCAGGAGGTGGGTGTAGAGCGCCACCAACCGCTGGGCGGGCGACATCGCCTGCACTTCCATCTCGCGGTACCGATCGCTCGATCCGTAACTCATCGTCACTGCCTCAGGAGCTGCTGTTGGAGCTGCCGGTCGAGCCAAGCAGCGAGGTCGACTGTTGCTTGAGCCGAGCGATGGCGGTTTCCATCTGGAGGAAATTCGCCAGCAGGACGGCGCGGCGCCGTTCGAGCCGGGCATCCAGCGCGGACACGCGAGTCGCCAGCCGGGCGCTGCTGGTGTCCAGCGCGGAAACCTTGCTGTCGATCAGCCCGTTGCCGGTATTGAGGAACTGGTCGAGCAAGCGCTCGATCCGAGCCCCGGCGCCGAGCGAGAGATTGACGCTGCCGGCCGCGCCGATCGTCAGGCCGGTGTACTGGACCGTGAGCCCTGCCGCGTCGGTACCGCTGGTGCCGACCAGCAACTGCCCCGTGCCGGTGGCCGCGAAGCCGCCGATCGTCCCCGCGACGTCGGTGCCGGCAGCGGAGGTGTCGGTGGACCATGCCTCGCCCGCGCCATCACCCAGCCCGGTGAAGACCAGGCCGATACCGGCGCCGCTGCCAAAGTTGAGCTGGTCGAGCTGGATCTCGTTCCCGACCTGGGTGGCGGTGAGGTTGAGGCCGTCGGTGTCGAATGCCGTCTGCAGCGCCTGCACGATATCGGCGGTGGTCATTCCGGTGGTCAGTGCCACCGTGGTGGTCCGACCCGAATTCGTGTCGGTCACGGTGACGCCATCGGCCGTGCCCCCCGCGTCGTAGGTACCCGCGAAGCCGCTGGTCACCAACGTGGCCTTCGTGGCGATCGCGGTGATGTCGATCGCCCGCGCCCCGCCGGTCGCCGTCTGCGCCGAGGAGACGAAGGAGAGGCCGGTGCCGGTGGCGGTCCGCTGCTCGGTGAAGAGCGTGCGGAGGTCGGACTGCCGGTTCTTGAAGGCGTCGTCGAACTTGGCGCTGTCGAGCGTCAGGGTGCCGTCGCGGGTGAGCGAGAGGCCGGCCTGGCCCACGGTGGCGAGATCGGCAGCGGCTCCGCCAACGGCCTCGAGCAGCAACGACGGCAACTGCGAGCGCGCGGTCCGGATCACCGACTGCCCATAGAGCGGCGGCGTCGAGCCGGTGCTCGCCGTGCCCTGGGCTTTGAGGAAAGCGACCAGGCCGTTGTAGGCGTCGACGAACCCCTGCATCGAGGTGCGGGCGGCGTCGACGAAGCGGTCCACCTGGATGGAGGTGACGGCGCCGACATCGTCGGCCGTCAGCGTCAGGGTGACACCGGTGATGGCGTCGGTCACCACGTTGCTGGTGCGGGTGAGCGGGATGTCGTCGATGCGAAAGAGGGCATCGGCACCGTTCACCAGCACCGACCCGGCGAGTTCGGCACCGTTGATGTCCTGGAAACCGAGCGTCTGCAGCGTGGTCCCAAGGGTGTCGGCGAGGGCGATGCCGGCCGCGCCGCTCTTGGCGCTGGTCAGGATCAGCCGCGAGTCGCCGGGCGCCACCGTGAGGATGGTCGCCGTGACACCGGACGGGGTGGAGCCGCTGTTGAGCGCATTGATCGAGTCGCGAAGCGTGGTCAGGGTATCGGTCGCGGCCACCGTGACGGTCTGGCCGTTTACCGTGAGCGTGCCGCCGGCGCCCAGCGCCGTCGCGGCATCGCGACCAATCGTGCCGGCCAACTTTTCCGCCTTGGCGAGCTGGTCGACCTTGATCTGGTAGCTGCCGGCCGTGGCGGTCGCGTCGGCCGTGGCCGAGGCAATAGCGCGCGTGCCGGACAGCACCGAGGTCGTGGTGCTCATCGCGTCGAAGGCGGTACCGGTGCGGAGCGTCTTGGACGCCGTGCGGACCTTGTCGAGGAGGCCGCGATAGGTGTTCAGCGCGTTGGTCTGCGCGGTGTTGGCGCTGCTCTGGGCCTCCCAGCGATCGGCGGGCACGCGGGCCTGCGCGATGATGGCATCGACGAGGTCCCGGTAGTTGAATCCCGAGATCAAGCCGGAAATGGAGGAGAGCGAGGTCGCCATCAATCAGTCCTGGTGTGAGGGTGGTTGGAGGGCCGCCGAAGCGACCCCCCGCCCGGTGAAGCCGAACTTACCGCAGCAGCGACAGCACGTTCTGCGAGGTCGCGTTGGCCTGTGCCAGCATCGCGATGCCGGCCTGCTGCAGGATCTGGAACTTGGTGAACGCCGTGGTCTCCATCGCCATGTCGGCGTCACGGATGGTGCTCTCGGCCGCGATCACGTTCTGCGTGACGGTGGCGACGTTCGCCGTGGCGAACTCAATGCGGGACTGCGCCGCGCCGATGGTGCCGATCGCGGTGTTGGAGAGGTCGATCGCCGTGTCGAGACGCGCCAGCGCGGTCTGCGCGTTGCCGGCGCTGAGCACGTCGAGGCCGGCGACGTTCAAGCCCGTCGCGCCCGTGGTGAGGTTCACCTGGGCCAGCGAGACCAGGTCGTTGCCGGCATAGGCACCCGACGACGAAACCTGGAAGTTCACGGCGGTACCGGCGACGGTGATCGTCTGGGTGTTGACGCCGTCGACGAGGTAGCCGGCGGCGTTCGTGACCGAGACGCCGAGCTTGTCGAAGTTGTACGTGCCTGCACCCGCCGGCATCGCGATCGCCTGCGTGACCAGCGTCGCGCCCGCGCCGAAGCTCAGGGTGGCCACACCAGCGGCCGAGGCGAAGGTGTAGGTGCCCGACTGGG harbors:
- the fliD gene encoding flagellar filament capping protein FliD — encoded protein: MATSLSSISGLISGFNYRDLVDAIIAQARVPADRWEAQSSANTAQTNALNTYRGLLDKVRTASKTLRTGTAFDAMSTTTSVLSGTRAIASATADATATAGSYQIKVDQLAKAEKLAGTIGRDAATALGAGGTLTVNGQTVTVAATDTLTTLRDSINALNSGSTPSGVTATILTVAPGDSRLILTSAKSGAAGIALADTLGTTLQTLGFQDINGAELAGSVLVNGADALFRIDDIPLTRTSNVVTDAITGVTLTLTADDVGAVTSIQVDRFVDAARTSMQGFVDAYNGLVAFLKAQGTASTGSTPPLYGQSVIRTARSQLPSLLLEAVGGAAADLATVGQAGLSLTRDGTLTLDSAKFDDAFKNRQSDLRTLFTEQRTATGTGLSFVSSAQTATGGARAIDITAIATKATLVTSGFAGTYDAGGTADGVTVTDTNSGRTTTVALTTGMTTADIVQALQTAFDTDGLNLTATQVGNEIQLDQLNFGSGAGIGLVFTGLGDGAGEAWSTDTSAAGTDVAGTIGGFAATGTGQLLVGTSGTDAAGLTVQYTGLTIGAAGSVNLSLGAGARIERLLDQFLNTGNGLIDSKVSALDTSSARLATRVSALDARLERRRAVLLANFLQMETAIARLKQQSTSLLGSTGSSNSSS
- the fliS gene encoding flagellar export chaperone FliS, with product MSYGSSDRYREMEVQAMSPAQRLVALYTHLLVALRQARGHIERGEIEARGERLIKAEEIVHELLCSLDRDAGGEFADRLAALYGWMLGQFATIQAKPNLAQLDAVVAIVTELHGAWQAAAAQLAGGNAAA